A genomic stretch from Chloroflexota bacterium includes:
- a CDS encoding PLP-dependent aminotransferase family protein, protein MPRQTSFISLAALDLDAAAGAPLYRQLYDQLRGAILAGRLRAGVRLPPSRALAAELAVSRNTVVNAFDQLAAEGYIVRRVGSGAYVAADLPDEAASARPSRPRAPRPRPLDGLLSRRGVTVAATTVEAAPESAKPRPFRPGTPALDLFPVRTWARLTMRLWRHARADLLGYGDAAGYLPLREAIAEYLGASRGVVCAPEQVIMVGGSQQAIDLAVRLLADPGDAAWLEDPGYLGARNILNGAGTRICPVPVDAEGLDVRAGIARAPDARIVYVSPSHQFPLGVTMSLPRRLALLEWAARAGAWVLEDDYDSEYRYTGRPLAALQGLDRAGRVIYIGTFSKMLFPSLRLGYLVAPPDLAATFRTARALADRQSPLVDQAVLTAFMREGHFARHIRKMRTLYAQNQAALVDSVARELEGRLSITGAAAGMHVLAWLPPGADDRAVSSRLLDAGIEAPPLSQYALGPLTRGGLVLGYAGLTPRQIRDGVRRMRVVLAAH, encoded by the coding sequence ATGCCGCGCCAGACCTCGTTCATTTCGCTGGCCGCGCTCGACCTCGACGCGGCGGCCGGCGCACCGCTGTACCGCCAGTTGTATGATCAGTTGCGCGGCGCCATCCTCGCCGGGCGACTGCGCGCGGGCGTCCGGCTGCCGCCCAGCCGCGCGCTGGCGGCGGAACTGGCCGTCTCGCGCAATACCGTGGTCAACGCGTTCGACCAGCTCGCCGCGGAGGGTTACATCGTGCGCCGTGTCGGCTCGGGCGCGTACGTGGCCGCCGACCTGCCGGACGAGGCGGCCAGCGCGCGCCCGAGCCGACCGCGCGCGCCGCGCCCGCGACCGCTCGACGGCTTGCTCTCGCGGCGTGGCGTGACCGTCGCCGCGACGACGGTTGAAGCCGCACCGGAGTCGGCCAAGCCGCGCCCGTTCCGCCCCGGCACGCCGGCGCTTGACCTGTTCCCGGTGCGCACCTGGGCGCGGTTGACGATGCGCCTCTGGCGGCATGCGCGCGCGGACCTGCTCGGCTACGGTGACGCGGCCGGCTACCTGCCGCTGCGCGAGGCGATCGCGGAGTACTTGGGCGCGTCGCGCGGCGTCGTATGCGCGCCGGAGCAGGTGATCATGGTCGGCGGCTCGCAGCAGGCGATTGACCTGGCCGTGCGGTTGCTGGCGGATCCCGGCGATGCGGCCTGGCTGGAAGACCCCGGCTATCTCGGCGCGCGCAACATCTTGAATGGCGCCGGCACGCGCATCTGCCCGGTGCCGGTGGATGCGGAGGGGCTTGACGTGCGCGCCGGCATCGCGCGCGCGCCCGATGCGCGCATCGTGTACGTCTCGCCGTCGCACCAGTTCCCGCTGGGCGTCACGATGAGCCTGCCGCGCCGTCTCGCGCTGCTGGAATGGGCGGCGCGCGCAGGCGCCTGGGTGCTGGAGGACGACTACGACAGCGAGTACCGCTACACCGGGCGGCCGCTGGCCGCGCTGCAGGGGCTGGATCGCGCCGGGCGTGTGATCTACATCGGGACCTTCAGTAAGATGCTTTTTCCCTCGCTGCGGCTCGGCTACCTCGTCGCGCCGCCCGACCTGGCGGCCACCTTCCGCACGGCGCGCGCGTTGGCCGACCGCCAGTCGCCGCTGGTGGACCAGGCCGTACTGACGGCGTTCATGCGCGAGGGGCACTTTGCGCGCCATATTCGCAAGATGCGCACGCTCTACGCGCAGAACCAGGCCGCGCTGGTGGACTCGGTCGCGCGCGAGCTCGAGGGGCGGCTGTCAATCACCGGCGCGGCGGCGGGCATGCATGTGCTGGCCTGGCTGCCGCCCGGCGCGGACGACCGCGCCGTGTCCAGCCGCCTGCTCGACGCCGGCATTGAAGCGCCGCCGCTGTCGCAGTATGCGCTGGGGCCGCTGACGCGCGGCGGGCTGGTGCTCGGCTACGCCGGATTGACGCCCCGGCAAATCCGCGACGGCGTGCGCCGCATGCGCGTCGTGCTGGCGGCGCATTGA
- the pdxS gene encoding pyridoxal 5'-phosphate synthase lyase subunit PdxS, with protein sequence MTQANGAGGNGHGPQHGAAQTGSWTVKAGLAQMLKGGVIMDVTDATQARIAEDAGACAVMALERVPSDIRRDGGVARMSDPTKIIEIMETVSIPVMAKCRIGHFVEAQVLEALGVDYIDESEVLTPADEEHHVLKSGFKVPFVCGARNLGEALRRIGEGAAMIRTKGEAGTGDVVEAVRHARAVIGEIRRLQGLRPEELMRTAKDMGAPYELVKQVAETGTLPVVNFAAGGIATPADAALMMQLGVDGVFVGSGIFKSGDPAKRAKAIVMATTHYNNAGIVAEVSRGLGEPMAGIAVRSIAQGEQLATRGW encoded by the coding sequence ATGACACAGGCTAACGGAGCGGGCGGCAACGGGCACGGCCCGCAGCACGGCGCGGCGCAGACCGGCTCATGGACGGTCAAGGCCGGGCTGGCGCAGATGCTGAAGGGCGGCGTCATCATGGACGTGACCGACGCCACGCAGGCGCGCATCGCGGAAGACGCCGGCGCATGCGCCGTGATGGCGCTGGAGCGCGTGCCGTCCGACATCCGGCGCGACGGCGGCGTCGCGCGCATGTCCGACCCGACCAAGATCATCGAAATCATGGAGACGGTCAGCATTCCGGTGATGGCGAAGTGCCGCATCGGGCACTTCGTCGAGGCGCAGGTGCTCGAAGCGCTCGGCGTCGACTACATCGACGAGTCCGAGGTGCTGACGCCTGCCGATGAGGAGCATCACGTCCTCAAGTCGGGTTTCAAGGTGCCGTTCGTGTGCGGCGCGCGCAACCTGGGCGAGGCGCTGCGGCGCATCGGTGAGGGCGCGGCGATGATCCGCACGAAGGGCGAAGCGGGCACCGGCGATGTCGTGGAGGCGGTACGCCACGCGCGCGCCGTGATTGGCGAGATTCGCCGCCTGCAGGGGCTGCGGCCGGAAGAGTTGATGCGCACCGCCAAGGACATGGGCGCGCCGTACGAGCTGGTCAAACAGGTCGCCGAGACGGGCACGCTGCCGGTCGTCAACTTCGCGGCGGGCGGCATCGCCACGCCGGCCGACGCCGCGCTGATGATGCAGCTCGGCGTGGACGGCGTGTTCGTCGGCTCGGGCATCTTCAAGTCCGGCGATCCGGCCAAGCGCGCGAAGGCGATCGTCATGGCGACCACGCACTACAATAACGCCGGCATCGTCGCCGAAGTCTCACGCGGGCTTGGTGAGCCGATGGCGGGCATCGCCGTGCGCAGTATCGCGCAGGGCGAACAACTGGCCACGCGCGGCTGGTAG